The Catenuloplanes niger genome includes a window with the following:
- a CDS encoding 3-oxoacyl-ACP reductase yields MVDRYATFANSAAGKALVKRLGLPAPTTLRRYSPGDPLVTGPVLVDAAPGGRLAPAIRKILDEAGVVLRDPVAAAVEAGASETPGRLAALIFDATGVTSSDRLRTLYDFFHAHARTLLPSGRVIVLGTAPEDCAAPREAIAQRALEGLVRSIGKEFGRGSTAQLVYAAPDAPLESTLRFLLSGRSAYVSGQVIRIGPAVTAAPTEPAAPAEPAAQDRPAAQDAPAAQDGSPVDWERPLAGRVALVTGAARGIGAAIARVLARDGARVIALDVPAAGEPLAALANEIRGEALQLDVTAADAPDRLAGYLRDRHGRVDVVVHNAGITRDRTLGRMTAEQWDSVIDVNLSSQERINDAILELLPAGGRLIQVSSMNGIAGNRGQANYAASKAGVIGLVQVLAPTLAARGVTVNAVAPGFIETPMTARMPVPLREASRRLNSLSQGGLPVDVAETIAWFASPGSSGVTGNVVRVCGQSLIGA; encoded by the coding sequence ATGGTGGACCGGTACGCGACCTTCGCCAACTCCGCCGCGGGCAAGGCGCTCGTCAAGCGCCTCGGCCTGCCGGCGCCGACCACGCTGCGCCGCTACTCCCCCGGAGATCCGCTGGTCACCGGCCCGGTGCTGGTCGACGCGGCACCCGGCGGCCGGCTCGCCCCGGCGATCCGCAAGATCCTCGACGAGGCCGGCGTCGTGCTGCGCGACCCGGTCGCGGCCGCGGTGGAGGCCGGCGCGTCCGAGACGCCCGGCCGGCTCGCCGCACTGATCTTCGACGCCACCGGCGTCACCTCCTCGGACCGGCTGCGCACGCTCTACGACTTCTTCCACGCCCACGCCCGCACGCTGCTGCCGTCCGGCCGGGTGATCGTGCTCGGCACCGCGCCGGAGGACTGCGCCGCCCCGCGCGAGGCGATCGCGCAGCGCGCGCTGGAGGGCCTGGTGCGCAGCATCGGCAAGGAGTTCGGCCGGGGCAGCACCGCCCAGCTGGTCTACGCCGCACCGGACGCGCCGCTGGAGTCCACCCTGCGCTTCCTGCTCTCCGGCCGCTCCGCGTACGTCTCCGGCCAGGTCATCCGCATCGGACCGGCGGTGACCGCCGCACCGACCGAGCCCGCCGCTCCAGCCGAGCCCGCTGCTCAAGACAGGCCCGCCGCTCAGGACGCGCCCGCCGCTCAGGACGGGTCGCCGGTGGACTGGGAGCGGCCGCTGGCCGGCCGGGTCGCGCTGGTCACCGGCGCGGCGCGGGGCATCGGCGCGGCCATCGCCCGGGTGCTGGCCCGGGACGGCGCCCGGGTGATCGCGCTGGACGTGCCGGCCGCCGGTGAGCCGCTGGCCGCGCTGGCCAACGAGATCCGCGGCGAGGCGCTGCAGCTCGACGTGACGGCCGCGGACGCGCCGGATCGGCTGGCCGGCTACCTCCGTGACCGGCACGGCCGGGTCGACGTGGTGGTGCACAACGCGGGCATCACCCGGGACCGCACGCTCGGCCGGATGACCGCGGAGCAGTGGGACTCCGTGATCGACGTGAACCTGTCCAGCCAGGAACGGATCAACGACGCGATCCTGGAGCTGCTCCCGGCCGGCGGCCGGCTGATCCAGGTCTCCTCGATGAACGGCATCGCCGGCAACCGCGGCCAGGCGAACTACGCCGCGTCCAAGGCCGGCGTGATCGGGCTGGTGCAGGTGCTGGCGCCGACGCTGGCCGCGCGCGGCGTGACGGTCAACGCGGTCGCGCCCGGCTTCATCGAGACGCCGATGACCGCGAGGATGCCGGTCCCGTTGCGCGAGGCGAGCCGCCGGCTGAACAGTCTCAGCCAGGGCGGCCTGCCGGTCGACGTGGCCGAGACGATCGCCTGGTTCGCGTCGCCCGGGTCGTCCGGCGTGACCGGCAACGTGGTGCGGGTCTGCGGTCAGAGCCTGATCGGCGCCTGA
- a CDS encoding MaoC family dehydratase has translation MSVYLRAALGLLPLGSRPDRLPSRTLTRSGVAVDRAHLARYDRVCGFRLDDALPLTYPHVLAFDLAMELMTDRAFPFPAVGLLHVTNRIEVLRPLTADDRLDLSVRAVDLRDHPRGRQFDVETTVTVDGETAWRSRAAYLRRGPGRGEHPAGGPELPAPSARWRLTPSIGPEYAAVSGDHNPIHTSWLGARAFGFPGPIAHGMWTLARCLSAVAGRLPATGVVTTEFRRPVPLSATVAFGTDLRAFAVTAPRSGKPFLTGTVAARSS, from the coding sequence ATGTCGGTCTACCTGCGCGCCGCCCTCGGCCTGCTGCCGCTCGGTTCCCGCCCGGACCGGCTGCCGTCCCGGACGCTGACGCGCTCCGGCGTCGCCGTGGACCGCGCGCACCTCGCACGGTACGACCGGGTCTGCGGCTTCCGGCTGGACGACGCGCTTCCCCTGACGTACCCCCATGTGCTGGCCTTCGACCTGGCCATGGAGCTGATGACGGATCGCGCGTTCCCGTTCCCGGCGGTCGGGCTGCTGCACGTGACGAACCGGATCGAGGTGCTGCGGCCGCTGACCGCGGACGACCGCCTCGACCTCTCGGTTCGCGCGGTCGACCTGCGTGATCATCCGCGCGGCCGGCAGTTCGACGTCGAGACCACGGTGACGGTCGACGGCGAGACCGCCTGGCGTTCCCGCGCCGCCTACCTGCGCCGCGGCCCGGGCCGGGGCGAGCATCCCGCGGGCGGCCCGGAACTGCCGGCCCCGTCCGCCCGGTGGCGGCTGACGCCGTCGATCGGCCCGGAGTACGCGGCCGTCTCCGGCGACCACAACCCGATCCACACGTCGTGGCTCGGCGCGCGTGCGTTCGGCTTCCCGGGCCCGATCGCGCACGGCATGTGGACCCTCGCCCGGTGCCTGTCCGCCGTGGCGGGCCGGCTGCCGGCGACCGGCGTGGTCACGACCGAGTTCCGCCGTCCGGTGCCGCTCTCCGCGACCGTCGCGTTCGGCACCGACCTGCGCGCCTTCGCCGTGACCGCGCCCCGGTCCGGCAAACCCTTCCTGACCGGCACCGTCGCCGCCCGATCCAGCTGA
- the purB gene encoding adenylosuccinate lyase, protein MPNVLAGRYASTELLAIWSPEEKIRMERRLWVAVLRAQRDLGIALPEGVIESYEAVLDRVNLESIAARERITRHDVKARIEEFSALAGHEHVHKGMTSRDLTENVEQLQIRASLVLIRDRVVATLARLSRLAIEHSDLVMTGRSHNVAAQATTLGKRFASAAEELLIAYERIDDLIRRYPLRGIKGPVGTAADQLDLFDGDADKVAELERRVARHLGFERVLDSVGQVYPRSLDFDVVAALAQVAAAPSSLATTIRLMVGQELATEGFKPGQVGSSAMPHKMNTRSSERVNGFAVIIRGYLSMVGELAGDQWNEGDVSCSVVRRVALPDAFFAADGLFQTFLTVLDEFGAYPAVIGRELDRFLPFLATTKVLVAAVRRGVGRETAHEVIKEHAVAVALAMREKGAAENDLFDRLATDGRLNLSRAEIDALVADRAAFVGAAPAQVHSVADRVADVVAAHPIAAGYSPAPIL, encoded by the coding sequence ATCCCGAACGTTCTCGCCGGGCGGTACGCCTCGACCGAGCTGCTCGCGATCTGGTCACCGGAAGAGAAGATCCGCATGGAGCGGCGGCTCTGGGTCGCCGTGCTCCGCGCGCAGCGTGACCTCGGGATCGCGCTGCCCGAAGGCGTGATCGAGTCCTACGAGGCCGTGCTCGACCGGGTCAACCTGGAGTCGATCGCGGCCCGGGAGCGGATCACCCGGCACGACGTCAAGGCCCGGATCGAGGAGTTCAGCGCGCTCGCCGGGCACGAGCACGTGCACAAGGGCATGACCTCGCGCGACCTCACGGAGAACGTCGAGCAGCTGCAGATCCGCGCGTCGCTGGTGCTGATCCGCGATCGCGTGGTCGCGACGCTGGCCCGCCTGTCCCGGCTCGCGATCGAGCACTCCGACCTGGTGATGACCGGCCGGTCGCACAACGTGGCGGCGCAGGCCACCACGCTCGGCAAGCGGTTCGCGTCCGCGGCCGAGGAGCTGCTGATCGCGTACGAGCGGATCGACGACCTGATCCGCCGCTACCCGCTGCGCGGCATCAAGGGCCCGGTCGGCACCGCCGCGGACCAGCTCGACCTGTTCGACGGCGACGCGGACAAGGTGGCCGAGCTGGAGCGGCGGGTCGCCCGGCACCTCGGCTTCGAGCGCGTGCTGGACAGCGTCGGCCAGGTCTACCCGCGCTCGCTCGACTTCGACGTGGTCGCCGCGCTCGCCCAGGTCGCGGCCGCGCCGTCGTCGCTGGCCACCACGATCCGCCTGATGGTCGGCCAGGAGCTGGCCACCGAGGGCTTCAAGCCCGGTCAGGTCGGCTCGTCCGCGATGCCGCACAAGATGAACACCCGGTCCAGCGAGCGGGTCAACGGCTTCGCCGTGATCATCCGGGGTTACCTGTCGATGGTCGGCGAGCTGGCCGGTGACCAGTGGAACGAGGGCGACGTGTCCTGCTCCGTGGTGCGCCGCGTCGCGCTGCCGGACGCGTTCTTCGCGGCGGACGGGCTCTTCCAGACGTTCCTGACCGTGCTCGACGAGTTCGGCGCCTACCCCGCGGTGATCGGCCGGGAACTGGACCGGTTCCTGCCGTTCCTGGCGACGACCAAGGTCCTGGTCGCGGCGGTACGGCGTGGCGTCGGCCGGGAGACCGCGCACGAGGTGATCAAGGAGCACGCGGTCGCGGTCGCGCTGGCCATGCGCGAGAAGGGCGCGGCGGAGAACGACCTCTTCGACCGGCTCGCCACGGACGGCCGGCTGAACCTGTCGCGCGCCGAGATCGACGCGCTCGTGGCGGACCGGGCCGCGTTCGTCGGCGCCGCGCCGGCACAGGTGCACTCGGTCGCGGACCGGGTCGCGGACGTGGTCGCGGCACACCCGATCGCGGCCGGTTATTCGCCCGCGCCGATCCTGTGA
- a CDS encoding acyl-CoA dehydrogenase family protein translates to MEFSLELNEDQTALRDWVHGFAAGVLRPAAAEWDAREETPWPVIQEAAKVGLYGFEFLANAWSDPSGLSMPVANEELFWGDAGLAMSIAGTSLAVAAIFGSGTPEQLAEWVPPCFGDEAHPAVGAFCSTEPEAGSDVGAIRTRAVYDEASDEWVLNGQKAYATNGGIAAVHVVTASVDPTLGSRGQAAFVVPPGTKGLSSPRKLAKLGLRASHTADVFLDDVRVPGRCLLGGRGRLEARLAKARNNERAAGQASMRTFELSRPTVGAQAIGVARAAYEYSLDYARDRVQFGRPIVENQAIAFALADMRMEIDAARLLVWRAAWMGRNNRPFAAGEGSMSKLKAGEVAVAVTEKAVQILGGAGYLREHPVERWYRDAKIYTIFEGTSEIQRLVIARAITGHQIR, encoded by the coding sequence GTGGAGTTCTCCCTGGAGCTCAACGAGGACCAGACCGCGCTGCGCGACTGGGTGCACGGGTTCGCGGCGGGCGTGCTGCGTCCGGCCGCCGCGGAGTGGGACGCGCGCGAGGAGACGCCCTGGCCGGTGATCCAGGAGGCGGCGAAGGTCGGGCTGTACGGGTTCGAGTTCCTGGCCAACGCGTGGTCCGACCCGAGCGGCCTGTCCATGCCGGTCGCCAACGAGGAGCTGTTCTGGGGCGACGCCGGGCTCGCGATGTCGATCGCCGGCACGTCGCTGGCGGTCGCCGCGATCTTCGGTTCCGGCACGCCCGAGCAGCTGGCCGAGTGGGTGCCGCCGTGCTTCGGCGACGAGGCGCACCCGGCGGTCGGCGCGTTCTGCTCCACCGAGCCGGAGGCCGGCTCCGACGTCGGCGCGATCCGCACCCGCGCGGTCTACGACGAGGCGAGCGACGAGTGGGTGCTGAACGGGCAGAAGGCGTACGCCACGAACGGCGGCATCGCGGCGGTGCACGTGGTCACCGCGTCCGTCGACCCCACGCTCGGCTCGCGCGGTCAGGCCGCCTTCGTCGTACCGCCGGGAACGAAGGGTCTGTCGTCGCCGCGGAAGCTGGCCAAGCTCGGCCTGCGCGCCTCGCACACCGCGGACGTCTTCCTCGACGACGTGCGCGTGCCGGGCCGCTGCCTGCTCGGCGGCCGGGGCCGGCTGGAGGCGCGGCTGGCGAAGGCGCGCAACAACGAGCGGGCGGCGGGCCAGGCCTCGATGCGCACGTTCGAGCTGTCCCGGCCCACGGTCGGCGCGCAGGCGATCGGCGTGGCGCGCGCGGCCTACGAGTACTCGCTCGACTACGCGCGCGACCGGGTGCAGTTCGGCCGGCCGATCGTGGAGAACCAGGCGATCGCGTTCGCGCTGGCCGACATGCGGATGGAGATCGACGCCGCGCGCCTGCTGGTCTGGCGGGCCGCGTGGATGGGCCGCAACAACCGCCCGTTCGCGGCCGGCGAGGGCTCGATGTCCAAGCTCAAGGCCGGCGAGGTCGCGGTGGCGGTCACCGAGAAGGCCGTGCAGATCCTCGGCGGCGCCGGATATCTGCGCGAGCACCCGGTCGAACGCTGGTACCGGGACGCCAAGATCTACACCATCTTCGAGGGTACGTCCGAGATCCAGCGCCTGGTCATCGCGCGCGCCATCACCGGCCACCAGATCCGGTAG
- a CDS encoding TetR/AcrR family transcriptional regulator: protein MTSVPAFKRLPRAVRERQMLDSAVRVFSRRGYHAASMDEIAEDAGISKPMVYAYLGTKEEVFLAALHREAARLMDVVAGAVDAGTPADRQLWSGLRAFFDFVAGNREGWTVLYRQARGLEPFAAELAGMRSRMVRVVTELLTQAMSTSGGQATDTELEVMAHALVGAGESLADWMTDHPGADPAKTATQMMNVAWLGADRLLSGTTWRPGTGP from the coding sequence CTGACAAGCGTGCCGGCCTTCAAGCGTCTCCCCCGCGCCGTCCGTGAGCGGCAGATGCTGGACTCGGCCGTCCGGGTCTTCTCCCGCCGCGGCTACCACGCCGCGTCCATGGACGAGATCGCCGAGGACGCCGGCATCTCCAAGCCGATGGTGTACGCGTACCTCGGCACGAAGGAAGAGGTGTTCCTCGCCGCGCTGCACCGCGAGGCCGCCCGCCTGATGGACGTCGTCGCCGGCGCGGTCGACGCCGGCACCCCGGCCGACCGCCAGCTCTGGAGCGGCCTGCGCGCGTTCTTCGACTTCGTCGCCGGCAACCGGGAGGGCTGGACCGTGCTCTACCGGCAGGCCCGCGGCCTGGAGCCGTTCGCGGCCGAGCTGGCCGGCATGCGCTCCCGCATGGTGCGGGTGGTGACCGAGCTGCTCACCCAGGCGATGTCCACCTCCGGCGGTCAGGCCACCGACACCGAGCTCGAGGTCATGGCGCACGCGCTGGTCGGCGCCGGCGAGTCCCTCGCCGACTGGATGACCGACCACCCCGGCGCCGACCCCGCCAAGACCGCCACCCAGATGATGAACGTCGCCTGGCTCGGCGCCGACCGCCTCCTCAGCGGCACCACCTGGCGCCCGGGAACCGGGCCGTGA
- a CDS encoding acetyl-CoA C-acetyltransferase, protein MQQSIRRVAILGGNRIPFARSNGRYAQASNQDMLTAALDGLVARFGLAGEVLGEVVAGAVLKHSRDFNLTREVVLGSQLDPRTPAYDVQQACGTGLEAAILVANKIALGQIEVGVAGGVDTTSDAPLALNEDFRRALLELNTARTLGARLRAATKLRPVQPFKPEMPRNAEPRTGLSMGEHAARTAETWEISREDQDELALRSHQNLAAAYERGFFDDLVTPYLGLHRDQNLRADTSAEKLARLKPVFGTAGAHPTMTAGNSSPLTDGASTVLLASEEWAAAHNLPVLAYLGDSQTAGVDFVHGDEGLLMAPAYAVPRLLARNGLTLRDFDYYEIHEAFASQVLATLKAWESPEFCKERLGLEAPLGAIDRSRLNVNGSSLAAGHPFAATGGRIVATLAKLLSARPAGRGLISICAAGGLGVVAIVER, encoded by the coding sequence GTGCAGCAGAGCATCCGCCGGGTCGCGATCCTGGGTGGCAACCGCATTCCGTTCGCCCGGTCGAACGGGCGGTACGCGCAGGCATCCAACCAGGACATGCTGACCGCCGCGCTGGACGGGCTGGTCGCCCGGTTCGGCCTGGCCGGCGAGGTGCTCGGCGAGGTCGTCGCCGGTGCCGTGCTCAAGCACTCCCGCGACTTCAACCTGACCCGCGAGGTGGTGCTCGGCTCCCAGCTGGACCCGCGCACCCCGGCGTACGACGTGCAGCAGGCCTGCGGCACCGGGCTGGAGGCGGCGATCCTGGTCGCCAACAAGATCGCGCTCGGGCAGATCGAGGTCGGGGTGGCCGGTGGCGTGGACACCACGTCGGACGCGCCGCTCGCGCTGAACGAGGACTTCCGTCGCGCGCTGCTGGAGCTGAACACCGCGCGCACGCTCGGCGCCCGGCTCCGGGCCGCCACGAAGCTGCGCCCGGTGCAGCCGTTCAAGCCGGAGATGCCGCGCAACGCGGAACCGCGGACCGGACTGTCCATGGGCGAGCACGCGGCGCGCACCGCGGAGACCTGGGAGATCAGCCGGGAGGATCAGGACGAGCTCGCGCTGCGCTCGCATCAGAACCTGGCCGCGGCGTACGAGCGAGGGTTCTTCGACGATCTGGTCACGCCCTATCTGGGGCTGCACCGCGACCAGAACCTGCGGGCGGACACGTCGGCGGAGAAGCTGGCCCGGCTCAAGCCGGTCTTCGGCACCGCGGGCGCGCACCCGACGATGACCGCGGGCAACTCGTCGCCGCTGACCGACGGCGCGTCGACGGTGCTGCTCGCATCCGAGGAGTGGGCGGCAGCGCACAATCTTCCCGTTCTGGCCTATCTTGGCGACAGCCAGACCGCGGGCGTGGACTTCGTGCACGGCGACGAGGGACTGCTGATGGCGCCGGCCTACGCGGTGCCGCGGCTGCTCGCCCGCAACGGGCTCACGCTGCGGGACTTCGACTACTACGAGATCCACGAGGCGTTCGCGTCCCAGGTGCTCGCCACGCTGAAGGCCTGGGAGTCGCCGGAGTTCTGCAAGGAGCGGCTCGGCCTGGAGGCGCCGCTCGGCGCGATCGACCGGAGCCGGCTGAACGTGAACGGTTCGTCGCTGGCGGCCGGGCATCCGTTCGCGGCGACCGGTGGCCGGATCGTCGCCACGCTCGCCAAGCTGCTGAGCGCGCGCCCGGCGGGCCGCGGGCTGATCTCCATCTGCGCGGCCGGTGGGCTCGGCGTGGTCGCGATCGTCGAACGGTGA
- a CDS encoding LOG family protein codes for MPTPPPRDVLDFHDHTESEVETRAELDRHLATGTLAHLAVLGLALDEDPPDLSGVELTRTLFLGCRFASADVAADLIRRGASVVPALRELPYPTHPARLYTAEEICAGFPEHGFDGMYDTVVYRHFRANGGAVPEVREALAQRLHDHGIDNALAYAMHDWLAANGPASVVGVMGGHAVARGSAPYRLAATLGRELARRDRLVVTGGGPGVMEAANLGAYLATRPEADLTEAIDTLATAPDFMDHGPFTEAALAVREKFAPDPAAHWALRGGLSVPTWLYGHEPANLFAGRVAKYFSNAIREDQILRLCRGGLVFAPGRAGTVQEVFQAATKTFYGTDGPSGAYVFLDRAFWTETLPVRTLLEPLFAQSPHGDLSHTVHLTDDVDEAVRILTA; via the coding sequence GTGCCGACTCCTCCGCCGCGTGACGTCCTCGATTTCCACGACCACACCGAGTCGGAGGTGGAGACGCGCGCCGAGCTCGACCGCCACCTCGCCACCGGAACGCTCGCCCACCTTGCGGTGCTCGGGCTCGCGCTGGACGAGGACCCACCGGATCTCTCCGGCGTGGAGCTGACCCGCACGCTGTTCCTGGGCTGCCGGTTCGCGTCCGCCGACGTGGCCGCGGACCTGATCCGGCGCGGCGCGTCCGTGGTGCCGGCGCTGCGCGAGCTGCCCTACCCGACGCATCCGGCCCGGCTCTACACGGCCGAGGAGATCTGCGCCGGGTTCCCGGAGCACGGCTTCGACGGCATGTACGACACCGTGGTCTACCGGCACTTCCGGGCGAACGGTGGCGCGGTGCCCGAGGTCCGGGAGGCGCTCGCCCAGCGCCTGCACGACCACGGCATCGACAACGCGCTCGCGTACGCCATGCACGACTGGCTCGCCGCGAACGGCCCGGCCTCGGTGGTCGGCGTGATGGGCGGTCACGCGGTCGCGCGCGGCTCGGCCCCCTACCGCCTGGCCGCCACGCTCGGCCGGGAACTGGCCCGGCGCGACCGGCTGGTCGTCACCGGCGGCGGTCCCGGCGTGATGGAGGCCGCGAACCTCGGCGCCTACCTCGCCACCCGCCCCGAGGCGGACCTGACCGAGGCGATCGACACGCTGGCCACCGCGCCGGACTTCATGGATCACGGCCCGTTCACCGAGGCCGCGCTCGCGGTCCGGGAGAAGTTCGCGCCCGACCCCGCGGCGCACTGGGCGCTGCGCGGTGGCCTCTCCGTCCCGACCTGGCTCTACGGCCACGAGCCGGCCAACCTGTTCGCCGGCCGGGTGGCGAAGTACTTCAGTAACGCCATCCGGGAGGACCAGATCCTGCGCCTCTGCCGCGGCGGGCTGGTCTTCGCCCCCGGCCGCGCCGGCACGGTCCAGGAGGTCTTCCAGGCCGCCACCAAGACCTTCTACGGCACCGACGGCCCCAGCGGCGCCTACGTGTTCCTCGACCGGGCCTTCTGGACCGAGACCCTCCCGGTCCGGACGCTGCTCGAGCCGCTGTTCGCCCAGTCACCGCACGGCGACCTGAGCCACACCGTCCACCTCACCGACGACGTCGACGAGGCCGTCCGCATCCTCACCGCCTGA
- a CDS encoding SCP2 sterol-binding domain-containing protein: MTDFDPATFATMEPREFAKIVKATPDSTITEVLGGPQRQFILDEVFARMPKQFRPERAGQTSAVIHWTVTGRPDGGADTYEIVIDGGACTLSPSTDRKPDLTLTVAPVPFVKLISGLGNPVMMFMGGKLKADGNLGLAAQIQTLFDIPKA, translated from the coding sequence ATGACCGATTTCGACCCCGCCACCTTCGCCACCATGGAACCGCGCGAGTTCGCGAAGATCGTCAAGGCGACGCCGGACTCGACGATCACCGAGGTGCTCGGCGGACCGCAGCGCCAGTTCATCCTGGACGAGGTGTTCGCGCGCATGCCGAAGCAGTTCCGGCCGGAGCGCGCGGGCCAGACCAGCGCGGTGATCCACTGGACCGTCACCGGCCGGCCGGACGGCGGCGCGGACACCTACGAGATCGTGATCGACGGTGGCGCCTGCACGCTCTCGCCGAGCACCGACCGCAAGCCCGACCTGACGCTCACGGTCGCGCCGGTCCCGTTCGTCAAGCTGATCTCCGGCCTCGGCAACCCGGTGATGATGTTCATGGGCGGCAAGCTCAAGGCGGACGGCAACCTCGGCCTCGCCGCGCAGATCCAGACGCTGTTCGACATCCCGAAGGCGTGA
- a CDS encoding histidine kinase N-terminal 7TM domain-containing diguanylate cyclase — protein sequence MFQTEPGEVTHMVTVVLCVLFLAASVVSTGIAVVAWRRRRHAAGFGATAFLNVGLAGWSATDAAEMLVRDAGLLQLTNTVSFVFVCTVVAGWLVLSHALADRAWHPSRRFVVLFAIEPVLCVTAMATTPWHQLFFAGFRDTGFDGGFVPVYGPLFWVHSAYSYAVLGFAFVRVVRLRSVTSSRYRAAAFAVLISLPSALLNMVVLALHGRLTDLTALGFVLTAPLMYWMVVRESMPAQAPVAHRRVFEKISDAVAVVGRDGRILDLNPAGDALLRRLCPGAAGTLVGHTLADLLGAATPLMPGRDLTVDDDRELTVENAQQSGLDLDVRVSRLYARGDRCIGWAVVTRDVTDLNRQRRELERQLQTIELLRADLAEQALRDHLTGLHNRRHLMSGLTRAVAADAPLSVALIDIDHFKSINDRYGHAAGDTVLIRVATLLSGATRAGELCARYGGEEFVLVLTGTDAPARIDALRARVATTPIEVGDGRTVTVTFSAGIAARTGPETPEMLLESADTALYAAKNAGRDRVALAPDPMVLPKS from the coding sequence GTGTTCCAGACCGAGCCGGGGGAGGTGACGCACATGGTCACGGTGGTGCTGTGCGTGCTCTTCCTGGCCGCGTCCGTCGTCTCCACCGGCATCGCCGTGGTCGCGTGGCGCCGGCGCCGGCACGCGGCCGGGTTCGGCGCGACCGCGTTCCTGAACGTCGGGCTGGCCGGCTGGTCCGCGACCGACGCGGCCGAGATGCTGGTCCGGGACGCCGGCCTGCTCCAGCTGACCAACACGGTGTCGTTCGTCTTCGTCTGCACCGTCGTCGCCGGCTGGCTGGTGCTCTCCCACGCGCTCGCGGACCGGGCCTGGCACCCGAGCCGCCGGTTCGTCGTCCTCTTCGCGATCGAGCCCGTGCTCTGCGTGACCGCGATGGCCACCACGCCGTGGCACCAGCTCTTCTTCGCCGGGTTCCGGGACACCGGGTTCGACGGCGGGTTCGTGCCGGTCTACGGCCCGCTGTTCTGGGTGCACTCCGCCTACAGCTACGCCGTGCTCGGCTTCGCGTTCGTCCGGGTGGTGCGGCTCCGGTCGGTCACCTCCAGCCGCTATCGGGCGGCCGCGTTCGCGGTGCTGATCTCGCTGCCGTCCGCGTTGCTCAACATGGTCGTGCTGGCGCTGCACGGCCGGCTCACCGACCTGACCGCGCTCGGTTTCGTGCTGACCGCACCGCTGATGTACTGGATGGTGGTCCGCGAGTCGATGCCGGCCCAGGCCCCGGTCGCCCACCGCCGCGTCTTCGAGAAGATCAGCGACGCGGTCGCGGTGGTCGGCCGTGACGGCCGCATCCTGGACCTCAACCCGGCCGGCGACGCACTGCTCCGCCGGCTGTGTCCCGGCGCGGCCGGCACGCTCGTCGGGCACACGCTGGCGGACCTGCTCGGCGCCGCCACGCCGCTGATGCCCGGCCGCGACCTGACCGTCGACGACGACCGCGAGCTCACCGTGGAGAACGCCCAGCAGTCCGGCCTCGACCTCGACGTCCGGGTGAGCCGCCTCTACGCCCGCGGCGACCGCTGCATCGGCTGGGCCGTCGTCACCCGCGACGTCACCGACCTCAACCGGCAGCGCCGCGAACTGGAACGCCAGCTCCAGACCATCGAACTGCTCCGCGCCGACCTCGCCGAGCAGGCCCTCCGCGACCACCTCACCGGCCTGCACAACCGCCGGCACCTGATGTCCGGGCTGACCCGCGCGGTCGCGGCCGACGCACCGCTGTCCGTCGCCCTGATCGACATCGACCACTTCAAGAGCATCAACGACCGGTACGGCCACGCCGCCGGCGACACCGTCCTGATCCGCGTCGCCACGCTGCTCTCCGGCGCGACCCGCGCGGGCGAGCTGTGCGCCCGGTACGGCGGCGAGGAGTTCGTGCTGGTCCTGACCGGCACCGACGCGCCCGCCCGGATCGACGCACTCCGCGCCCGCGTCGCCACCACCCCGATCGAGGTCGGCGACGGCCGTACGGTCACCGTCACGTTCAGCGCCGGCATCGCGGCCCGCACCGGCCCCGAGACGCCCGAGATGCTGCTGGAGAGCGCGGACACCGCGCTCTACGCCGCCAAGAACGCCGGCCGTGACCGCGTCGCGCTCGCCCCGGACCCGATGGTGCTGCCGAAGAGCTGA
- a CDS encoding DUF3151 domain-containing protein — protein sequence MQNLMPQPPATLLPGDDEAAAALAAADNDEAYAQVAARFPTNSAAWAALAKRAIDNGQTVAGYAYARTGYHRGLDALRRNGWKGHGPVPWSHEPNRGFLGCLHELARAADAIGESDEAARCAQFLRDCDPVAADALAGA from the coding sequence ATGCAGAATCTGATGCCACAGCCGCCGGCCACGCTGCTGCCCGGCGACGACGAGGCGGCGGCCGCGCTGGCCGCGGCCGACAACGACGAGGCCTACGCGCAGGTGGCGGCCCGCTTCCCGACGAACAGCGCGGCCTGGGCCGCGCTCGCCAAGCGGGCGATCGACAACGGCCAGACCGTCGCCGGGTACGCGTACGCGCGCACCGGGTACCACCGGGGCCTGGACGCGCTGCGCCGCAACGGCTGGAAGGGCCACGGCCCGGTGCCGTGGTCGCACGAGCCGAACCGTGGCTTCCTCGGCTGCCTGCACGAGCTCGCCCGGGCCGCCGACGCGATCGGCGAGTCGGACGAGGCGGCGCGCTGCGCCCAGTTCCTCCGTGACTGCGACCCGGTCGCGGCGGACGCGCTCGCCGGAGCCTGA